Proteins encoded within one genomic window of Pongo pygmaeus isolate AG05252 chromosome 18, NHGRI_mPonPyg2-v2.0_pri, whole genome shotgun sequence:
- the RMI2 gene encoding recQ-mediated genome instability protein 2: protein MAAAADSFSGGPAGVRLPRSPPLKVLAEQLRRDAEGGPGAWRLSRAAAGRGPLDLAAVWMQGRVVMADRGEARLRDPSGDFSVRGLERVPRGRPCLVPGKYVMVMGVVQACSPEPCLQAVKMTDLSDNPIHESMWELEVEDLHRNIP, encoded by the exons ATGGCGGCGGCTGCGGACTCCTTCTCAGGCGGCCCCGCGGGGGTGCGGCTGCCTAGGTCGCCGCCACTCAAGGTGCTGGCGGAGCAGCTGCGGCGCGACGCGGAGGGCGGCCCGGGCGCGTGGCGGCTGTCGCGGGCGGCGGCGGGCCGCGGGCCGCTGGACCTGGCGGCCGTGTGGATGCAGGGCAGGGTAGTAATGGCGGACCGCGGCGAGGCGCGGCTGCGGGACCCGAGCGGGGACTTCTCGGTCCGCGGCCTGGAGCGGGTGCCGCGCGGGCGGCCCTGTCTAGTCCCAG gaaAGTATGTGATGGTGATGGGAGTGGTTCAGGCCTGCAGCCCTGAGCCCTGCCTGCAGGCTGTGAAGATGACAGACCTTTCTGATAATCCCATCCATGAAAGTATGTGGGAGCTGGAGGTAGAAGATTTACACAGGAATATTCCTTAG